In Mustelus asterias chromosome 16, sMusAst1.hap1.1, whole genome shotgun sequence, one DNA window encodes the following:
- the syce3 gene encoding synaptonemal complex central element protein 3, which produces MQMHLCQIAPELQKAEKAAQERKSGAMMAEGIPCSHEDTIKFLQDTRVELEEKLNELEILSVQATCMTYDMVTLRTDPSVVESMIRLNEAYLSCKESLAKDYNEMLTKPNEN; this is translated from the exons ATGCAGATGCacctgtgtcagatcgctcccgagctgcagaaagcggagaaagcggctcaGGAGCGAAAAtcgggagcgatg ATGGCAGAAGGTATACCATGCAGTCATGAAGACACCATAAAATTTCTTCAAGATACACGTGTTGAATTGGAAGAAAAGTTAAATGAGTTGGAGATATTGTCAG TGCAAGCAACTTGTATGACCTATGACATGGTTACCCTACGTACAGACCCCTCTGTTGTGGAATCAATGATACGATTGAATGAAGCATACCTGAGCTGCAAAGAGTCACTGGCAAAGGACTACAATGAAATGCTAACCAAACCCAATGAAAATTAG